The following are encoded together in the Coregonus clupeaformis isolate EN_2021a chromosome 24, ASM2061545v1, whole genome shotgun sequence genome:
- the ascl1a gene encoding achaete-scute homolog 1a, giving the protein MDITAKMEINVSQQQFMPPSCFFAAAAQSIQLSPTSSQGSGKSASKVKRQRSSSPELLRCKRRLNFAGFGYSLPQQQPHTVARRNERERNRVKLVNNGFATLREHVPNGAANKKMSKVETLRSAVEYIRALQQLLDEHDAVSAAFQSGVLSPNNYPNEMNSMAGSPVSSYSSDEGSYDPLSPEEQELLDFTNWF; this is encoded by the coding sequence ATGGACATCACAGCCAAGATGGAAATAAATGTGAGCCAGCAGCAGTTCATGCCGCCCTCCTGCTTCTTTGCTGCCGCAGCGCAGAGCATCCAGCTCAGCCCAACCAGCAGCCAGGGGAGCGGCAAGTCAGCATCCAAGGTGAAGAGGCAGCGCTCATCCTCGCCGGAGCTGCTAAGGTGCAAGCGGAGGCTGAACTTTGCGGGCTTTGGGTACAGCCTGCCGCAGCAGCAGCCGCACACCGTGGCGCGGCGGAATGAGAGGGAGCGCAACAGAGTGAAACTTGTCAACAACGGCTTCGCCACTCTCCGGGAACACGTCCCCAACGGCGCAGCCAACAAGAAGATGAGCAAAGTGGAAACGTTACGGTCGGCGGTGGAGTACATTCGCGCACTACAGCAACTTTTGGATGAGCACGACGCCGTGAGCGCAGCGTTTCAGTCCGGGGTCCTGTCGCCCAACAACTACCCCAACGAGATGAACTCCATGGCAGGCTCTCCAGTGTCCTCCTACTCGTCCGATGAGGGGTCCTACGACCCTCTCAGTCCCGAGGAGCAGGAACTCCTGGACTTCACCAACTGGTTCTGA